One genomic region from Oncorhynchus clarkii lewisi isolate Uvic-CL-2024 chromosome 21, UVic_Ocla_1.0, whole genome shotgun sequence encodes:
- the LOC139379482 gene encoding uncharacterized protein, whose product MLVVIQSPHNVTVTEGDTVQIQCCWNQNLSRGTVNWHKKEGHIEIKYKSVLVNNSQCHDRASQQTVACNCSNWTISNVTRNYTGTYICKVSLEIPSLIESVGNGTRITVTSQNTTNNDSSEEKLPQLLPIMIPLAVLPLFLLPLICLYRAWKRHQGGAKDRTVRVIHEAPNHEDEELKMEELEEAANQSSSSSSRGSTQWCQVQVYESLDYLALPTQDKG is encoded by the exons ATGTTGGTGGTGATCCAGTCTCCTCATAATGTAACAGTAACAGAGGGGGACACTGTTCAGATCCAGTGCTGCTGGAATCAAAATTTGTCAAGAGGGACAGTTAATTGGCATAAAAAAGAAGGACACATCGAGATAAAATATAAGAGTGTCCTGGTCAACAACAGTCAGTGTCATGACAGGGCATCTCAGCAGACTGTAGCCTGTAACTGCTCAAATTGGACCATCTCAAATGTCACTAGAAATTACACGGGTACTTACATCTGTAAAGTTTCTTTAGAGATCCCATCTCTTATTGAATCCGTGGGGAATGGGACACGGATAACAGTTACGTCCCAAAATACGACAAACAATG ATTCCTCAGAAGAAAAACTGCCCCAGCTGCTGCCTATCATGATTCCACTTGCTGTCCTGCCactgttcctcctccctctcatctgCCTGTACAGGGCATGGAAAAGACACCAAG GTGGTGCCAAAGACAGAACAGTCAGGGTGATCCACGAGGCTCCCAACCATGAGGACGAGGAGTTGAAGATGGAGGAGCTGGAAGAGGCGGCCAACCAgagctcttcctcctcctccagagGATCCACCCAATGG
- the LOC139379093 gene encoding epididymis-specific alpha-mannosidase, with amino-acid sequence MGFLTFPLFLFFTVICAERNGPIQTFVIPHSHMDVGWVYTIQESMHAYAANVYSSVTEALTQNKQRKFIAVEQEFFRLWWDSVATDKHKKQVRQLLKESRLEFIIGGQVMHDEAVTDLDDEILQLTEGHGFLYETFGVRPRFSWHVDPFGASATTPVLFALAGFHAHLISRIDYDLKDVMQKSKKLQFVWRGSPSLKEQQEIFTHTMDQFSYCTPSHLPFSNSSGFYWNGVALFPDPPKNGIYPNMSLPVTKETLHSYAKTMVQNIQQRAAWFRTNHVLWPWGCDKQFYNSSVQFANMDPLVEYINQNSKEFGVTVQYATLSEYFQAVHQSNLTWEVRGSEDFLPYSTEPFQAWTGFYSSRNVLKGIARRASSQLHAAETLFTRYRVSYPDGPVPKEEALQKLKALRWAVSEVQHHDGITGTESPKVSDMYIEHLTQAMMGVEELLAALFLLPQTLGTASNPEDSHSKGSHQDLEQHIIVYNPLAWNTTAIINVTVTFPMATVFDDQGQAIPAQTQSSADSNTTYDLFIVVNLGGLQHRKYLIKFSEKPGKEGSSTHHAWVVSFKRLNVSQKLKTGRRLLPVLNECYKIMLDQDTNLLHSITDRHEKRTVRMSQDFWEYQVNGNVSAGPVSDNYIFSANGSAVRAYKAVKMEIVPGKIVTEIRQYFYREEADEDYTYSVTTRIPQSFPSGRLCYRMEQSYSLGPLVVNTEAVLRIKTSLKNNRTLFTDDNGYQMMKRPSRMFVNDTVARNYYPMVRMAYIEDDSSRLVLLSERAHGASSQSEGELEVMLHRRLWNNQEWTLGYNLTLNDSSVVRPVLWMTLGSLAATSSLYQREALELQHRPVVMPIDRPQKAWRKEPRTGSPIRPVVLPDNLHLLTLSVPGWFYSSNHTLHLRNMETGTPGSTQPDYDRVLLRIMHLYEKGEDPVLSQPSTINMKEVLRGMGEVRALEERSLTGTWDISDLQRWKWKASEDPGRVESVGVKRSSVGVRGEFNVTISPKEIRTFFVYFKLK; translated from the exons ATGGGGTTTTTAACTTTCCCACTGTTTTTATTTTTCACGGTTATCTGTGCAGAGAGAAATGGACCAATTCAGACGTTTGTTATCCCGCACAGTCACATGGATGTTGGCTGGGTATATACTATTCAG GAGAGCATGCATGCCTATGCAGCGAACGTGTACTCCAGTGTGACAGAGGCGCTGACACAGAACAAACAGCGCAAGTTCATCGCAGTGGAGCAGGAGTTCTTTCGGCTGTGGTGGGATTCTGTGGCTACAGACAAGCACAAGAAACAA GTGCGACAGCTGCTGAAGGAGAGTCGACTTGAGTTCATCATCGGGGGTCAGGTGATGCATGATGAAGCTGTAACCGATCTAGATGACGAGATACTGCAGCTGACAG AGGGCCATGGGTTCCTGTACGAGACGTTTGGGGTGCGTCCCCGGTTTTCGTGGCACGTGGACCCGTTTGGAGCCTCTGCCACCACCCCTGTCCTCTTTGCCCTGGCTGGGTTCCATGCCCACCTCATCTCACGTATTGACTATGACCTCAAAGATGTCATGCAGAAGAGCAAG AAACTACAGTTTGTTTGGAGAGGCTCCCCCTCCTTGAAAGAGCAGCAGGAGATCTTCACTCACACCATGGACCAGTTCAGCTACTGTACTCCATCTCACCTGCCTTTCTCTAacag CTCTGGTTTCTATTGGAATGGTGTGGCTCTGTTCCCTGACCCCCCTAAAAACGGAATCTACCCCAACATGAGCCTGCCTGTCACCAAAGAGACGCTGCACTCCTATGCCAAGACCATGGTGCAGAACATCCAGCAGAGGGCAGCGTGGTTCAGGACAAACCATGTCCTCTGGCCCTGG GGTTGTGACAAGCAGTTCTACAACTCCTCTGTGCAGTTTGCCAACATGGATCCCTTAGTGGAATACATCAACCAGAACAGCAAGGAGTTTGGAGTGACAGTCCAGTACGCCACTCTCAGCGAGTACTTCCAGGCTGTCCACCAATCAAATCTCACCTGGGAGGTGAGGGGAAGTGAGGACTTCCTTCCTTACTCCACTG AACCTTTCCAGGCGTGGACTGGGTTCTATTCCTCCCGGAATGTTCTGAAGGGGATAGCCAGGAGAGCTAGTTCCCAGCTGCATGCTGCAGAGACTCTGTTCACCCGGTACCGGGTCAGCTACCCAGATGGACCGGTCCCTAAAGAAGAGGCCCTGCAGAAGCTGAAGGCCCTCCGCTGGGCTGTCTCTGAG GTGCAGCACCATGATGGGATCACAGGGACAGAGTCTCCCAAGGTGTCTGACATGTACATAGAGCACCTGACCCAGGCTATGATGGGAGTAGAGGAACTCCTGGCTGCCCTCTTCCTCCTGCCCCAGACCCTGGGCACCGCTAGCAACCCTGAAGACTCTCATAGCAAGG GCTCCCATCAGGACCTGGAGCAGCACATCATTGTGTACAACCCCCTGGCATGGAACACCACCGCCATCATCAACGTCACGGTAACCTTCCCCATGGCAACCGTGTTCGACGACCAAGGACAGGCCATACCTGCACAG ACCCAGAGTTCAGCTGACTCCAACACGACCTATGACCTGTTCATTGTGGTGAACCTTGGGGGTCTCCAACACAGGAAGTACCTCATCAAGTTCTCAGAGAAGCCGGGTAAAGAGGGGTCCTCGACCCACCATGCCTGGGTTGTGTCGTTCAAGAGACTAAATGTTTCACAGAAGTTGAAGACAGGAAGGAGACTCTTGCCGGTTCTGAATGAGTGTTATAAGATCATGCTGGACCAGGATACTAACCTACTGCATAGCATCACCGACAG GCATGAGAAGAGAACGGTGAGAATGAGTCAGGATTTCtgggagtaccaggtcaatgggAATGTCAGCGCAGGGCCCGTCTCTGACAACTACATCTTCAGTGCCAACGGCTCGGCAGTGAGGGCGTACAAGGCCGTCAAGATGGAGATTGTCCCTGGGAAGATCGTCACGGAGATCAGACAGTACTTCTACAG GGAGGAAGCAGATGAGGACTACACCTACTCGGTGACCACCAGAATACCACAGAGTTTCCCCAGCGGCAGGCTGTGTTACAGGATGGAGCAGAGCTACTCGCTGGGCCCCCTGGTGGTCAACACCGAGGCTGTCCTCAGGATCAAGACCAGCCTGAAGAACAACAGGACTCTGTTCACCGACGACAACGGGTACCAGATGATGAAGAGGCCTTCCAGGATGTTCGTCAATGATACTGTTGCCAGA AACTACTACCCCATGGTTCGAATGGCCTACATTGAAGATGACTCTAGCAGACTGGTCCTCCTCAGTGAGAGAGCTCATGGTGCATCCAGCCAGAGtgagggagagctggag GTGATGCTCCACCGACGTCTGTGGAACAACCAGGAGTGGACTCTGGGTTATAACCTGACCCTGAACGACAGCTCGGTGGTGAGGCCTGTCCTATGGATGACACTGGGCTCCCTGGCTgctacctcctctctctaccagaGGGAGGCGCTAGAACTGCAGCACCGACCTGTGGTCATGCCCATCGACAGGCCAC AGAAGGCCTGGAGGAAGGAGCCTCGGACCGGATCTCCGATACGCCCCGTGGTCCTGCCTGACAACCTCCACCTGCTGACGCTTAGTGTCCCGGGCTGGTTCTACAGCTCCAACCACACCCTGCACCTCCGCAACATGGAGACCGGTACCCCTGGATCCACACAGCCTGACTACGATCGGGTCCTACTGAGAATCATGCATCTGTATGAGAAGGGGGAAGACCCGGTTCTGTCTCAGCCGTCCACCATTAACATGAAG GAAGTGCTGCGGGGCATGGGGGAAGTGAGAGCGTTGGAGGAGCGCTCTCTCACAGGAACCTGGGATATCTCCGACCTCCAGAGGTGGAAGTGGAAGGCTTCAGAAGACCCAGGGAGGGTTGAGAGTGTTG GGGTCAAGAGGTCAAGTGTTGGTGTGAGAGGAGAGTTCAACGTGACCATATCACCCAAAGAAATCAGGACCTTCTTTGTTTACTTCAAGCTCAAGTAG
- the LOC139379483 gene encoding small integral membrane protein 20, with translation MSRNRRITLIFGGFITAVAAAFYPIFFHPLTHTADYNQVQRANRAGINQADVQPVGVKVWSDPYKPK, from the exons ATGTCAAGGAACAGAAGGATCACGTTAATATTTGGAGGATTTATAACAGCAGTTGCTGCTGCATTTTACCCTATATTTTTCCACCCACTCACGCACACAGCTGACTACA ATCAAGTCCAGAGGGCAAACCGAGCAGGAATCAATCAAGCAGACGTGCAACCAGTGG GTGTCAAAGTATGGTCTGATCCCTACAAGCCAAAGTGA
- the LOC139379233 gene encoding uncharacterized protein, protein MSGSVNKDPFDKDPFDKDPFNKDPFIKDPFNKDLFNKDPFDKDPFDKDPFDKDPFDKDPFKKDPFDKDPFDKDPFDKDPFDKDPFDKDPFDKDPFDKDPHPEVQQSPRGPAVTQRSSSHPEVQQSPRGPAVTQRSSSHPEIQQSPRGPAVTQRSSSHPEVQQSPRGPAVTQRSSSHTAPGTASLHPSAQ, encoded by the exons ATGTCAGGCAG TGTCAATAAGGACCCGTTCGATAAGGACCCGTTCGATAAGGACCCGTTCAATAAGGACCCGTTCATTAAGGACCCGTTCAATAAGGACCTGTTCAATAAGGACCCGTTCGATAAGGACCCGTTCGATAAGGACCCGTTCGATAAGGACCCGTTCGATAAGGACCCGTTCAAAAAGGACCCGTTCGATAAGGACCCGTTCGATAAGGACCCGTTCGATAAGGACCCGTTCGATAAGGACCCGTTCGATAAGGACCCGTTCGATAAGGACCCGTTCGATAAGGACCC TCACCCAGAGGTCCAGCAGTCACCCAGAGGTCCAGCAGTCACCCAGAGGTCCAGCAGTCACCCAGAGGTCCAGCAGTCACCCAGAGGTCCAGCAGTCACCCAGAGGTCCAGCAGTCACCCAGAGATCCAGCAGTCACCCAGAGGTCCAGCAGTCACCCAGAGGTCCAGCAGTCACCCAGAGGTCCAGCAGTCACCCAGAGGTCCAGCAGTCACCCAGAGGTCCAGCAGTCACACAGCCCCGGGCACTGCCAGCCTGCACCCTTCTGCACAATAG